The Miscanthus floridulus cultivar M001 chromosome 17, ASM1932011v1, whole genome shotgun sequence genome has a window encoding:
- the LOC136516273 gene encoding uncharacterized protein — MGKKRAAAVSASATTVPFPAPAAAESEPEHFSDYGFDPQLLHFFSQPEVKRLWGRRQRHHQHQPAQLKPLDSARFKLQKPISKKHHHHLQKQQRRRWWSSAATAALHLFKKRPSSSIRPAAAAAPTPPYGSAASTTAAPLYLADYDASGGGDDDDGAAACTCWAPAVRSGSRLAAAELGAAAVAAVPYVSLRSTSLAGGGGTGGAPVMPIYLVT, encoded by the exons ATGGGGAAGAAGCGAGCGGCGGCCGTGAGTGCCAGTGCCACTACTGTCCCGTtccccgcgcccgccgccgccgagtCGGAGCCGGAGCACTTCAGCGACTACGGCTTCGACCCGCAGCTCCTCCACTTCTTCTCCCAG CCTGAGGTGAAGCGGCTGTGGGGTAGGCGCCAGcgccaccaccagcaccagcctGCGCAGTTGAAGCCCCTGGACTCCGCGCGGTTCAAGCTCCAGAAGCCCATTTCCAagaagcaccaccaccacctgcagaagcagcagcgccgccggtggtggagctccgccgccaccgccgcgctccatctcttcaagaagcgcccctcctcctccatcagaCCCGCGGCCGCAGCAGCTCCGACTCCCCCGTACGGGTCCGCGGCGTCGACCACCGCCGCGCCTCTTTACCTCGCCGACTACGATGCTAGTGGTGgcggggacgacgacgacggcgcggccGCGTGCACGTGCTGGGCGCCGGCCGTGCGATCCGGCAGCCGCCTGGCcgccgccgagctcggcgccgcggCAGTGGCGGCGGTTCCCTACGTCAGCCTCAGGTCCACTAGCCTCGCCGGCGGTGGTGGCACTGGAGGCGCTCCGGTGATGCCCATCTACCTCGTGACGTGA